A window of the Sphaerobacter thermophilus DSM 20745 genome harbors these coding sequences:
- the rpsI gene encoding 30S ribosomal protein S9 codes for MEATASTAPAENQTNSERPRYYYGVGRRKTAVAQVRLYPGNGRITVNKKEPREYFGGRDIYQLIISEPLRLTNTFDRFDIRVRVRGGGLSGQAGAVRHGIARALLRHDPELRPVLRRAGLLTRDARVKERKKVGLKRARKAPQYTKR; via the coding sequence GTGGAAGCAACTGCGAGCACGGCACCTGCCGAAAACCAGACGAACAGCGAGAGGCCGCGCTACTACTACGGGGTCGGTCGGCGGAAGACTGCTGTCGCGCAGGTCCGGCTGTACCCGGGCAACGGCCGCATCACGGTCAACAAGAAGGAGCCGCGCGAGTACTTCGGCGGCCGTGACATCTACCAGCTCATCATCTCGGAGCCGCTGCGGCTGACTAACACGTTCGACCGCTTCGACATCCGCGTCCGCGTGCGGGGCGGTGGTTTGAGCGGCCAGGCCGGCGCGGTGCGGCACGGTATTGCCCGCGCGTTGCTCCGGCACGATCCGGAGCTGCGGCCGGTGCTGCGCCGGGCAGGGCTTCTCACCCGCGACGCGCGCGTGAAGGAGCGGAAGAAGGTCGGGCTCAAGCGTGCCCGCAAGGCGCCGCAGTACACCAAGCGCTAA
- a CDS encoding sugar phosphate isomerase/epimerase family protein, with the protein MDILISTGSLTGIPLRTAFDLARRAGADGVELMLTGRLVRRGPERIQALENWTGVPVRAVHAVMRLREPSLHQAADDILLSARFAHSLAHCDTLVVHIPNAPTLHAPGTRIWFDAIETALAVTEQGRTRIAVENTGRLRRSDPDPFLDHPDRLLRFAQEWGVAITFDSAHAASQGWDVLDVVPRLAPHLANVHLSDYGRHTFRIGLANALLRDHQLPGSGVLPLDDVLAGLVQAGYDGLVTLELSPVALRVPWLPSAERRLAAAIGRCRAAIFTALRAGRTTHHPGRP; encoded by the coding sequence ATGGACATTCTCATCTCGACAGGGTCGCTGACCGGCATCCCACTGCGGACTGCCTTCGACCTGGCTCGCCGGGCCGGCGCCGATGGCGTCGAATTGATGCTTACCGGTCGCCTGGTCCGCCGTGGACCGGAGCGGATTCAGGCACTGGAGAACTGGACCGGTGTACCGGTCCGCGCGGTGCACGCGGTCATGCGCCTGCGCGAGCCCTCACTTCATCAGGCGGCCGACGATATCCTCCTCTCGGCACGCTTCGCACACAGCCTGGCCCACTGCGATACGCTCGTGGTCCACATCCCCAATGCACCAACCCTCCACGCGCCCGGCACACGCATCTGGTTCGACGCGATCGAGACGGCGCTCGCCGTGACGGAGCAGGGGCGCACGCGCATCGCGGTCGAGAACACCGGGCGGCTGCGGCGCTCCGATCCGGATCCATTTCTCGACCATCCGGACCGATTGCTTCGGTTTGCCCAGGAGTGGGGCGTGGCGATCACCTTCGACAGTGCCCACGCCGCCAGCCAGGGATGGGACGTGCTGGATGTGGTGCCGCGGCTGGCTCCTCATCTCGCCAACGTACACTTGAGCGACTACGGACGGCATACGTTCCGCATCGGCCTGGCGAATGCCCTGCTACGAGACCATCAGCTTCCAGGCTCGGGTGTTCTCCCACTCGATGACGTGCTGGCCGGATTGGTTCAGGCCGGGTACGACGGCCTCGTGACGCTTGAGTTGAGTCCCGTCGCCCTCCGCGTCCCGTGGCTCCCGTCCGCCGAGCGGCGGCTGGCCGCGGCGATCGGCCGTTGCCGCGCGGCCATCTTCACAGCCCTACGAGCGGGTCGTACCACCCACCACCCAGGTCGTCCGTAA
- a CDS encoding P1 family peptidase: MSDGEWEPFEIAGFRVGHWTHPTGATGCTVIVADAPALAVADVRGGAPGTREVALLEQGRLVQRVDAVLLTGGSAFGLAAADGVVAWLREHGRGFPTSSIPVPIVAGAVIFDLDGPTPPLPTADSGYEAAANAVPHGWISGRVGAGSGATAGKLAGRARATPTGIGSTYVQTELGALGALFVVNPYGDVVDPETGQILAGTRGDAPGTWADTERAILRGGSSDEDSAFNTVIGVVAIDGEMDRDALVRVAVAAHDGIARAVRPAHTLFDGDVVFVLARREGSPPDNAVLTWCTAAQRAVAEAIVRSVRRPEGQG; this comes from the coding sequence GTGAGTGACGGCGAGTGGGAGCCGTTCGAGATTGCCGGGTTCCGCGTGGGTCACTGGACGCATCCCACCGGTGCGACCGGCTGCACGGTGATCGTCGCTGATGCGCCCGCGCTGGCGGTGGCCGACGTGCGCGGCGGCGCACCGGGAACTCGTGAGGTCGCATTGCTGGAGCAGGGACGGCTGGTCCAGCGCGTCGACGCCGTTCTCCTCACCGGCGGGAGCGCGTTCGGTCTCGCTGCCGCCGACGGCGTCGTTGCGTGGCTGCGCGAGCACGGGCGTGGTTTCCCAACCTCCAGTATCCCGGTTCCCATCGTCGCGGGTGCGGTGATCTTCGATCTCGACGGCCCAACGCCGCCGCTGCCGACGGCAGATTCAGGCTACGAGGCAGCCGCCAACGCGGTGCCCCACGGGTGGATCTCGGGCCGTGTCGGTGCCGGCAGCGGAGCGACTGCCGGCAAGCTGGCGGGGCGCGCCCGCGCGACGCCGACGGGGATCGGATCGACCTATGTCCAGACAGAGTTAGGCGCGCTCGGCGCGCTGTTCGTCGTCAACCCCTACGGTGATGTGGTTGATCCCGAGACCGGGCAGATCCTCGCCGGAACACGCGGCGACGCGCCTGGTACCTGGGCCGACACCGAACGAGCCATCCTACGTGGCGGATCGTCGGACGAGGACTCAGCATTCAACACGGTGATCGGGGTGGTCGCCATTGACGGGGAGATGGACCGCGACGCACTCGTGCGGGTGGCTGTCGCCGCGCACGACGGGATCGCCCGCGCAGTTCGCCCCGCGCATACCCTCTTCGACGGCGATGTCGTCTTCGTCCTGGCACGCCGGGAGGGATCGCCGCCCGACAACGCGGTGCTGACGTGGTGTACGGCGGCGCAGCGTGCCGTGGCCGAGGCTATTGTCCGGAGTGTTCGCCGTCCTGAGGGTCAGGGCTGA
- a CDS encoding MBL fold metallo-hydrolase: protein MDLTVLGGAAACPNPAQGCAGYLVMHEGTRVVLDCGPGILPVLRDLTDMRTLDAIIISHLHADHTLDLVPLRYGLKYGPGATDRRLPVFLPPGGLAFLDRIAGALATDGEPAGDFFESVFALTEYDPASTLTVGTLTIRFHPTRHAIPCWAMRIEDGEHSLVYLADTAPTPDVARFAHGADLVICEATLNDPEFSATVGHLTARQAGEMAAAAEARTLLLTHYWVELGRDRLRAEAMDAFGGPVEVATPYATFKLGSDKAGDGSSTA, encoded by the coding sequence GTGGACCTTACCGTCCTAGGCGGCGCAGCCGCCTGCCCCAACCCGGCACAGGGGTGCGCCGGATACCTTGTCATGCACGAAGGCACGCGCGTTGTCCTCGACTGCGGTCCGGGGATCCTCCCGGTGTTGCGCGATCTTACCGACATGCGCACGCTGGACGCGATCATCATCTCCCACCTGCACGCCGACCACACGCTCGACCTTGTGCCGCTGCGCTACGGGTTGAAGTACGGGCCGGGCGCGACCGATCGCCGTCTACCGGTCTTTCTCCCGCCCGGTGGGCTGGCATTCCTCGACCGCATCGCGGGAGCCTTGGCGACCGACGGCGAACCGGCAGGCGACTTCTTCGAATCCGTCTTCGCGCTCACTGAGTACGACCCGGCGAGCACGCTCACCGTCGGAACGCTGACGATCCGATTCCACCCCACCCGGCACGCAATCCCGTGCTGGGCGATGCGCATCGAGGACGGCGAGCACTCGCTCGTCTACCTCGCCGACACGGCACCCACGCCGGACGTCGCGCGCTTCGCCCACGGGGCCGACCTCGTCATCTGCGAGGCCACCCTGAACGACCCGGAATTCAGCGCGACGGTTGGCCATCTAACCGCGCGGCAAGCCGGGGAGATGGCAGCGGCTGCGGAGGCCCGTACTCTGCTCCTCACCCATTACTGGGTAGAGTTGGGGCGCGACCGGCTGCGCGCTGAGGCGATGGATGCATTCGGCGGCCCCGTGGAGGTCGCCACGCCCTATGCAACGTTCAAGCTTGGTTCCGACAAGGCCGGGGACGGGAGCAGCACCGCGTGA
- a CDS encoding histidine phosphatase family protein produces the protein MGTEIIFVRHGETAGNLDGRLHGRTDLPLTERGRLQAQRVAERLAGLTDIGALYSSPLQRARATAETIGRRLSLTPTLHDDLMELNFGDMEGHTLQELQQKHPDLYARLMDSRDLDAGFPNGETRREFHARVARALDALRELYAGSRLVIVSHLMVIGSGLAQLLTGDPNRWDEFLVANCSVTHLEIAPSGAVALHCWNDISHLDQTTEATGWTLPS, from the coding sequence ATGGGGACTGAGATCATCTTTGTGCGACACGGGGAGACCGCCGGAAACCTGGACGGGCGCCTGCACGGCCGGACCGACCTCCCGCTGACCGAGCGCGGGCGGCTGCAGGCGCAGCGCGTTGCTGAGCGGCTCGCCGGCCTCACGGATATCGGCGCGCTCTACAGCAGCCCTCTCCAGCGAGCGCGCGCCACCGCTGAGACGATCGGGCGACGACTCTCCCTGACTCCGACGCTGCACGACGACCTCATGGAATTGAACTTCGGCGACATGGAGGGACACACGCTCCAGGAACTACAGCAGAAGCACCCCGACCTCTACGCCCGGCTGATGGACAGTCGTGATCTCGATGCAGGCTTCCCCAACGGCGAGACACGCCGGGAGTTTCATGCCCGCGTCGCGCGCGCCCTCGATGCCCTCCGCGAGCTGTACGCCGGGTCGCGACTGGTTATCGTGAGCCACCTCATGGTGATCGGGTCCGGGCTGGCGCAGCTCCTGACCGGCGACCCCAATCGGTGGGACGAGTTCCTGGTCGCCAACTGCAGCGTCACGCACCTTGAAATTGCACCGTCCGGGGCCGTTGCGCTCCACTGCTGGAACGACATCTCTCATCTCGACCAAACAACGGAGGCAACCGGGTGGACCTTACCGTCCTAG
- a CDS encoding endonuclease III domain-containing protein yields MEYRETAQASLDGSDRRKRAAEITRRLRVAHGVGPLQPSGTPVEELVQTILSQHTSDVNSARAYAELRQRFPTWDEVVAAPVEEVADAIRSGGLARQKAPRIQAALAAALNSGEDPPLASLFTLPLPEAKRRLTSLPGIGPKTAACVLLFACGRPALPVDTHVYRVSRRVGLIDQGVSEAAAHDRLEPLLKPDEVYPFHVGLIRHGRRVCKATRPRCDECCISDLCDYYQAGCQSSRQEAAAGT; encoded by the coding sequence ATGGAGTACCGAGAGACCGCGCAGGCATCCCTCGACGGCAGCGACCGTCGCAAGCGAGCTGCCGAAATCACGCGCCGCCTGCGCGTGGCCCACGGAGTCGGCCCGTTGCAGCCAAGCGGCACGCCCGTCGAGGAGCTGGTTCAGACGATCTTGTCGCAGCACACCTCGGACGTGAACTCGGCTCGCGCCTACGCCGAGCTCCGGCAACGGTTTCCAACGTGGGACGAGGTCGTCGCTGCGCCGGTGGAGGAGGTGGCCGACGCGATTCGGAGCGGCGGGCTCGCGCGGCAGAAGGCGCCGCGCATTCAGGCGGCGCTGGCGGCTGCCCTGAACTCGGGTGAGGACCCGCCGCTGGCATCGCTGTTCACCCTGCCGCTTCCCGAAGCGAAGCGCCGCTTGACGAGCCTGCCGGGGATCGGCCCGAAGACCGCGGCCTGCGTGCTCCTCTTCGCCTGCGGACGCCCTGCGTTGCCGGTCGACACCCATGTCTATCGCGTATCCCGCCGGGTCGGGTTGATCGACCAGGGCGTCAGCGAAGCTGCGGCGCACGACCGGTTGGAGCCGCTTCTGAAACCAGACGAAGTCTACCCGTTCCATGTCGGCCTCATCCGGCACGGGCGGCGGGTCTGTAAGGCCACGAGGCCACGCTGCGACGAGTGCTGTATCAGCGACCTCTGTGACTACTACCAGGCAGGGTGTCAGTCGTCGCGCCAGGAAGCCGCGGCGGGAACGTGA
- the malQ gene encoding 4-alpha-glucanotransferase, whose translation MVVSGRTAGILLHPTSLPGPHGVGDLGGSAARFIDWLSEARQGLWQILPLGPPGAGDSPYDARSSFAGNPLLIALSPLVEWGLLTADEVPPPLMSDPERADFAGATSVKLTALARAFERFEASGDGELRVAYEEFWERERAWLADYALYAALRTAHDGLPWYRWEPGLVRREPAALAEWRARLDREVRFHAFLQFVFDRQWTTLKHYANERGIRIVGDIPIYVSHDSADVWAHQDLFTLDEAGQPTMRAGVPPDYFSATGQLWGNPCYRWDVLAATGYRWWIDRFRRVRELVDLVRVDHFRGFAAGWQIPAGEQTAINGAWVPGPGLDFFRRLQSELGPVPIIVEDLGIITPDVHALREQLGYPGMRVLQFAFGSGSDNPYLPHNYEADTVVYTGTHDNDTTLGWFRSCPPHERDHALRYLGTDGHDIVWDLIRLAFMSVASIAVVPLQDVLELGSEARMNVPGTASGNWRWRVREDALTRERAHRLASLTEIYGRVGGAGQ comes from the coding sequence GTGGTAGTGTCTGGCAGGACGGCAGGGATCCTTCTTCACCCGACGTCGCTCCCGGGGCCACATGGGGTCGGGGATCTTGGCGGGTCGGCGGCGCGGTTCATCGACTGGCTCAGCGAGGCAAGGCAAGGTCTGTGGCAGATCCTGCCGCTGGGGCCTCCCGGCGCCGGGGACTCGCCGTACGACGCGCGGTCGTCGTTTGCGGGCAACCCGCTGCTGATCGCATTGTCCCCGCTGGTCGAGTGGGGTCTGCTTACCGCCGACGAGGTGCCGCCACCGCTGATGTCCGACCCGGAGCGTGCCGACTTCGCCGGGGCGACCAGCGTCAAGCTGACCGCCCTTGCGCGGGCATTCGAGCGCTTTGAGGCAAGCGGCGATGGCGAGTTGCGCGTTGCCTATGAGGAGTTCTGGGAGCGGGAGAGGGCCTGGCTGGCCGATTACGCGCTCTATGCTGCGCTGCGCACGGCGCACGACGGCCTGCCCTGGTACCGCTGGGAGCCGGGCCTCGTTCGGCGCGAGCCCGCAGCACTTGCCGAGTGGCGGGCGCGGTTGGACCGTGAGGTCCGCTTTCACGCCTTCCTCCAGTTCGTCTTCGATCGCCAGTGGACCACTCTGAAGCACTACGCCAACGAGCGGGGCATCCGTATCGTGGGGGACATCCCGATCTACGTCTCCCACGACAGTGCCGACGTATGGGCGCACCAGGACCTCTTCACCCTGGATGAGGCGGGCCAGCCGACAATGCGCGCCGGGGTTCCGCCCGACTACTTCTCCGCGACCGGTCAGCTCTGGGGTAACCCGTGCTACCGCTGGGATGTGCTGGCCGCCACCGGCTACCGCTGGTGGATTGACCGGTTCCGCCGTGTCCGTGAGCTCGTGGATCTGGTGCGGGTGGACCACTTCCGGGGGTTCGCCGCTGGGTGGCAGATCCCGGCCGGGGAGCAGACGGCGATCAACGGCGCGTGGGTACCCGGTCCGGGTCTGGACTTCTTCCGCCGTCTGCAGAGCGAGCTAGGCCCTGTCCCGATCATCGTGGAGGATCTGGGGATCATCACGCCGGACGTCCATGCGTTGCGGGAGCAGCTCGGCTACCCGGGCATGCGGGTCCTGCAGTTCGCGTTCGGTAGCGGCAGCGACAACCCGTACCTCCCCCACAACTACGAGGCGGACACGGTCGTCTACACCGGAACGCATGACAACGACACTACCCTCGGCTGGTTCCGAAGTTGCCCGCCCCACGAGCGGGACCACGCTCTCCGTTACCTGGGGACCGACGGCCACGACATCGTTTGGGATCTGATCCGGCTCGCGTTCATGTCGGTGGCGAGCATAGCGGTGGTCCCGCTGCAGGATGTGCTGGAGCTGGGCAGCGAGGCGCGCATGAACGTCCCGGGCACGGCGAGCGGCAACTGGAGGTGGCGTGTTCGCGAGGACGCGCTCACCCGAGAACGCGCGCATCGCCTGGCTTCCCTCACGGAAATCTACGGCCGTGTGGGAGGCGCGGGACAGTAG
- a CDS encoding DUF983 domain-containing protein yields MQNLGTSLRVLLRGFLRRCPNCGDPGPYRWWWKMRLRCRQCGLHFEREEGYWTGAMAINLIVTELVFAAIMVATVIITWPDVPMLPLLLVGLAVNAVVAVTFYPIARTIWIAIDLLLHPLEDDEVRETAELRRIRDQTTANV; encoded by the coding sequence ATGCAAAACCTTGGGACGTCTCTGCGCGTGCTTCTACGCGGGTTCTTGCGCCGCTGCCCGAACTGTGGTGACCCGGGCCCCTATCGCTGGTGGTGGAAGATGCGGTTGCGCTGCCGCCAGTGTGGGCTCCATTTCGAGCGCGAAGAGGGTTACTGGACCGGCGCGATGGCGATCAACCTGATCGTCACCGAGCTGGTGTTCGCCGCCATCATGGTGGCCACCGTGATCATAACCTGGCCAGACGTGCCGATGCTCCCGCTGCTCCTGGTGGGCCTGGCGGTCAACGCGGTAGTAGCCGTGACGTTCTACCCGATCGCCCGCACCATCTGGATCGCGATCGATCTGCTCCTCCACCCCCTGGAGGATGACGAGGTCCGCGAGACCGCTGAACTGCGCCGTATCCGCGACCAGACGACCGCGAACGTATAG
- a CDS encoding acyl-CoA dehydrogenase family protein → MEEYQELAARVRAFGERVLAPTIAAEFREGRSNAQAIPAMAAEGFLGWSLPPRYGGLGYDYRALAVLCEELGRIDTAHQITVTVHLALVGLAILQWGTEEQRSYWLPRLARGERIATFALTEPGVGSDVGSLIASARRCGDGYVLNGEKAWISLVDEADLFLVFATVDRSRRHHGITAFLVERGTPGLSTTCYRGKLGIRAGSTGSVVLQDVRVGKDALFGHEGEGFAVAMSALGNGLYTVGAGAVGVAQAALDAIVTFLREIDPHGTGPARSQWVQQRVANMVCAVERSRLLIHRAGALKNKGVPNARETGLAKWQATEAAYQACRDALEIRETLGPPPYEPFERLLWNAKGSVIFGGTSQIHTGMQAGHALGYRQERIPRCPAPTAADLASR, encoded by the coding sequence ATGGAGGAATACCAGGAACTGGCGGCGCGTGTCCGTGCCTTCGGCGAGCGGGTACTCGCACCCACCATCGCGGCAGAGTTCCGCGAGGGCCGGTCCAACGCGCAGGCGATCCCCGCCATGGCGGCCGAGGGCTTTCTCGGATGGAGCCTCCCGCCCCGCTACGGCGGCCTTGGGTACGACTACCGCGCCCTCGCCGTCCTCTGCGAGGAACTCGGACGGATCGACACCGCGCATCAGATCACCGTGACCGTCCACCTCGCCCTGGTCGGCCTGGCGATCCTCCAGTGGGGTACGGAGGAGCAGCGCTCGTACTGGCTGCCTCGGCTCGCGCGGGGCGAGCGAATCGCCACCTTCGCCCTGACAGAACCCGGCGTGGGCTCCGACGTCGGCTCGCTGATCGCCAGCGCACGCCGCTGCGGCGACGGCTACGTCCTGAACGGCGAGAAGGCTTGGATCAGCCTCGTAGACGAGGCAGACCTCTTCCTGGTCTTCGCCACCGTCGATCGCTCCCGCCGCCATCACGGCATCACGGCGTTCCTGGTCGAGCGCGGGACTCCCGGCCTCAGCACGACTTGCTATCGAGGCAAGCTCGGCATCCGGGCCGGGAGCACGGGGAGCGTGGTGCTGCAAGACGTGCGGGTCGGGAAGGACGCGCTGTTCGGCCACGAGGGCGAAGGATTCGCGGTCGCCATGTCAGCCCTGGGCAACGGTTTGTACACGGTGGGAGCCGGTGCCGTGGGGGTGGCCCAGGCCGCGCTCGATGCCATCGTGACCTTCCTGCGGGAGATCGACCCGCACGGCACGGGCCCGGCGCGAAGCCAGTGGGTCCAGCAGCGCGTGGCAAACATGGTCTGTGCAGTCGAGCGCAGCCGCCTCCTTATCCACCGGGCAGGCGCACTGAAGAACAAGGGAGTGCCCAACGCGCGCGAGACGGGCCTGGCAAAGTGGCAAGCGACCGAAGCCGCGTATCAGGCCTGCCGCGACGCGCTGGAGATCCGCGAGACACTGGGGCCGCCGCCCTACGAGCCGTTCGAGCGCCTATTGTGGAACGCCAAGGGGAGCGTCATCTTCGGCGGGACGAGCCAGATCCACACCGGAATGCAGGCCGGCCACGCACTGGGCTACCGGCAGGAGCGCATCCCGCGCTGCCCCGCACCCACGGCCGCAGACCTCGCGTCGCGTTGA
- a CDS encoding rhodanese-like domain-containing protein gives MVMVTGKRPVVPEIDPQQAWERASRGDAVIVDVREPDEVAEVAVPGALVIPLGKLDEEVETIPSDREVLFLCRSGNRSAYATDFYRQRGHERTANITGGIIAWTKANLPTTRGR, from the coding sequence ATGGTGATGGTCACCGGAAAACGGCCTGTCGTTCCCGAGATCGATCCCCAGCAGGCGTGGGAGCGGGCATCACGCGGCGACGCCGTGATCGTGGATGTGCGCGAGCCGGATGAGGTCGCGGAGGTCGCCGTGCCTGGCGCCTTGGTGATTCCACTGGGCAAGTTGGATGAGGAGGTGGAGACCATCCCCTCCGATCGGGAGGTGCTCTTCCTGTGTCGCTCGGGAAATCGCAGCGCCTACGCGACGGACTTCTACCGGCAGCGCGGGCACGAACGCACCGCAAATATCACGGGCGGCATCATTGCCTGGACCAAGGCGAATCTCCCGACGACGCGCGGCCGGTGA
- a CDS encoding ABC1 kinase family protein gives MPSLSLRGPVFLHRRRYAEIITVLSRHGLGWLLYQLGLSTLVPLQRLPLRHAKRVPRYTQPEHLRLALEELGTTFIKLGQILSTREDLLPPEYVAELSKLREHVPPVPAEAIIATIEESFGRPLSDLYSEFDPTPIAAASIGQVHAARLPGGTPVVVKVQKPGIAAQVEEDLAILMQMARFAQRRAPLAEAYDLVALVDEFGWTLRSELDYMREGRNADQLRQYFADSPYVVIPIVFWEHTTSRVITLERLHGIHIDDIDALDRAGIDRRRLARNAANLILDQVFVHRMFHADPHPGNFAVLPDGRIAAFDFGMIGRIDDATRDALMSVVLAAVNQDADGLVDGLAALSVVGRGTDRDGLRRDIQHLLDRYYGVSLSEYRFNEIFQDLMEMVRRRRLQLPAELSLLLKTLAMYEALGRKLDPDFEPFAVAAPYVRRAVLEQYLPQTWVPQLLAAGDDAMRLLTTLPRRANRLLTRAEHGDLEVAMRVIGIEEMTRQAHLLVNRLIGAILIASSLVSLGLLLTVYHPPWLLTWLAPLVGAGVLVTLALGLFLALRARRNGRRFR, from the coding sequence ATGCCGTCGCTCTCGCTCCGCGGCCCGGTCTTCCTCCACCGGCGCCGCTACGCGGAGATCATCACCGTCCTTTCTCGCCACGGGCTGGGCTGGCTCCTGTACCAGCTTGGCCTGAGCACGCTGGTGCCACTCCAGCGGTTGCCGCTGCGCCACGCCAAACGGGTTCCGCGATACACCCAACCCGAGCACCTGCGCCTCGCGCTCGAGGAGCTGGGCACGACTTTCATCAAGCTCGGTCAGATCCTTTCGACCCGTGAGGACCTGCTCCCGCCGGAGTACGTGGCGGAGCTGAGCAAGCTGCGCGAGCATGTGCCGCCAGTCCCCGCCGAGGCCATCATCGCCACCATCGAGGAGTCGTTCGGCCGTCCACTGTCCGACCTCTACAGCGAGTTCGACCCGACTCCGATCGCCGCCGCGTCGATCGGGCAGGTCCACGCGGCGCGCCTCCCAGGCGGGACGCCGGTGGTAGTGAAGGTCCAGAAGCCGGGGATCGCTGCGCAGGTCGAGGAGGATCTGGCGATCCTGATGCAGATGGCGCGGTTCGCCCAGCGTCGCGCCCCCCTTGCTGAGGCCTACGACCTGGTCGCGCTGGTGGACGAGTTCGGCTGGACGCTCCGCAGCGAGCTGGACTACATGCGCGAGGGCCGCAATGCGGACCAGCTTCGCCAGTACTTCGCGGACTCACCCTACGTCGTGATCCCGATTGTCTTCTGGGAGCACACAACGTCCCGCGTCATCACCCTGGAGCGGCTCCACGGCATCCACATCGACGACATCGACGCGCTGGACCGCGCCGGGATCGACCGCCGGCGCCTGGCCCGCAACGCCGCGAACCTCATCCTCGATCAGGTCTTTGTCCACCGCATGTTCCACGCGGACCCACACCCCGGCAACTTCGCCGTGCTACCAGACGGCCGCATCGCCGCGTTCGACTTCGGCATGATCGGCCGCATCGACGACGCAACGCGCGACGCGCTTATGAGCGTCGTCCTGGCGGCGGTGAACCAGGACGCCGATGGTCTGGTAGACGGGTTGGCCGCGCTTTCGGTCGTGGGCCGCGGCACTGACCGGGACGGTCTCCGGCGCGATATCCAGCACCTTCTGGACCGGTACTACGGCGTAAGCCTGAGCGAGTACCGCTTCAACGAGATCTTTCAAGACCTGATGGAGATGGTGCGCCGTCGCCGGCTCCAGCTCCCCGCCGAACTCAGCCTGCTGTTGAAGACGCTCGCGATGTACGAGGCACTGGGTCGCAAGCTGGACCCGGACTTCGAGCCCTTCGCCGTGGCCGCGCCCTACGTGCGGCGGGCAGTCCTGGAGCAATACCTGCCCCAAACCTGGGTGCCGCAATTGCTCGCCGCGGGTGACGACGCGATGCGCTTGCTCACCACCCTTCCTCGTCGCGCCAACCGGCTCCTGACTCGCGCCGAGCACGGCGATCTGGAGGTTGCGATGCGGGTGATCGGGATCGAGGAGATGACGCGCCAAGCGCACCTGCTGGTCAACCGTCTGATCGGTGCTATCCTGATCGCCTCCAGCCTGGTCAGCCTGGGCCTCCTGCTGACCGTCTACCACCCGCCGTGGCTGCTGACGTGGCTCGCTCCGTTGGTCGGCGCAGGCGTGCTCGTCACGCTGGCGCTCGGCCTCTTCCTCGCCCTCCGCGCCCGCCGGAACGGGCGCCGCTTTCGGTGA
- a CDS encoding ABC transporter permease — protein MSITRRAPILWLTLRQFRAGRATLLVALFAATPVLFAAIFRWSSETGDAAEFLTNLFLEILAPTILPLATLILATNALGNEIADRTLVYIVLKPVARSRLIVEKFIASALVTALAFTIGLVATWVVASGGSGSGRMLGALLGGTLAGVAAYGALFLLVSLLVPRALLVGIIYVLIWESALARFIPGIKMLSVRHFAQSVFVRLLDNPAVRLDSALQLSSATIVLAVLVIAALALATLRLRQMNIP, from the coding sequence ATGTCGATTACCCGCCGCGCGCCGATCCTGTGGCTCACGCTGCGCCAGTTTCGCGCCGGTCGAGCCACCCTCCTGGTCGCTCTCTTCGCAGCAACCCCCGTCCTCTTCGCCGCCATCTTCCGCTGGAGCAGTGAGACGGGAGACGCCGCCGAGTTTCTGACCAACCTGTTCCTTGAGATTCTGGCGCCGACCATCCTGCCCCTCGCCACGTTGATCCTGGCGACCAACGCGCTCGGCAACGAGATCGCCGACCGGACGCTCGTCTACATCGTCCTCAAGCCCGTGGCACGCAGCCGGTTGATCGTCGAGAAGTTCATTGCCTCGGCACTCGTGACGGCTCTGGCTTTCACGATCGGACTGGTGGCGACGTGGGTCGTCGCGTCTGGGGGCAGCGGCTCGGGGCGCATGCTGGGCGCCCTGCTGGGAGGAACCCTGGCCGGGGTCGCCGCCTACGGTGCGCTCTTCCTGCTGGTCAGCCTGCTGGTCCCGCGGGCCCTGCTGGTAGGGATCATCTACGTCCTGATCTGGGAGTCGGCACTGGCGCGCTTCATTCCTGGCATCAAGATGCTGAGCGTGCGTCACTTCGCCCAGTCGGTCTTCGTCCGGCTCCTCGACAACCCGGCCGTCCGGCTCGATAGTGCGCTGCAGCTCTCCTCCGCCACGATCGTCCTCGCGGTGCTGGTCATCGCCGCGCTGGCGCTCGCGACCCTCCGCTTGCGGCAGATGAACATCCCCTGA